In the Alphaproteobacteria bacterium LSUCC0719 genome, one interval contains:
- a CDS encoding class I adenylate-forming enzyme family protein, whose protein sequence is MLNRRIDSLVAAHAAATPNRPALSFEGATLDYAALDRAVGAMAGWLAAQGIGPGNRVAIYARNHPDSFVTLLAVSRLGAMMVPLNWRLSEAELSWQMQDATPSLLIHGPEFADMAIRLATRSTCPLIEIGDALATARNGHSCSEADGAGEPNSELMVVYTSGTTGRPKGAVLAQPAMIANAVMSHDAYAMTADDVVLNILPLFHVGGLNIQPLPALLCGAHVVIAPAFDPAATLAMIARHGVTQITVVPTVLAAMLAQDDWPTADLSSLRMIAIGSTDVPVPMIQAVHDRKIPVVQVYGATETAPTAIYQTAEIAFQTAGSIGRAGCACEIRIVGPDGTDRPAGEVGEIWVRGDNILTRYWNNDAASRTSITDGWFHTGDMARIDDDGLYWFADRLKHVIISGGENIYPAELERVLRDMDGLAEFTIVGRDDPHWGQVPVVVAVRDDDMVTGAAVLAHFDGRLARFKRPKDVVFVAALPRNALGKIVADEVRALLT, encoded by the coding sequence GTGCTGAACCGCAGGATTGACAGCCTGGTAGCGGCGCATGCCGCCGCAACCCCGAACCGACCGGCCCTCTCCTTCGAGGGTGCAACCCTCGACTATGCGGCGCTGGACCGGGCTGTCGGCGCGATGGCAGGGTGGCTGGCGGCACAGGGGATCGGCCCCGGCAACCGCGTTGCAATCTATGCCCGCAATCATCCCGACAGCTTTGTGACCCTGCTTGCCGTCTCGCGCCTCGGGGCGATGATGGTGCCGCTGAACTGGCGGCTGTCAGAGGCGGAGCTGTCATGGCAGATGCAGGATGCCACACCATCGCTGTTGATCCACGGGCCGGAATTTGCCGACATGGCAATCAGGCTGGCGACCCGTTCGACCTGCCCGCTGATCGAAATCGGCGATGCGCTTGCAACAGCCCGCAACGGCCACTCATGTTCCGAGGCGGATGGCGCCGGCGAGCCGAATTCCGAACTGATGGTTGTGTACACTTCGGGAACGACGGGCCGGCCAAAAGGCGCCGTGCTGGCCCAGCCGGCGATGATCGCCAATGCCGTGATGAGTCATGACGCCTATGCAATGACTGCCGATGATGTGGTGCTGAACATCCTGCCGCTGTTTCATGTCGGCGGGCTGAACATCCAGCCACTGCCAGCGCTGCTGTGCGGGGCGCATGTGGTGATCGCGCCGGCCTTTGATCCCGCCGCCACACTGGCGATGATTGCAAGGCATGGCGTGACCCAGATTACAGTGGTGCCGACGGTGCTGGCGGCAATGCTGGCCCAGGATGACTGGCCAACAGCGGATCTTTCCAGCCTTCGCATGATCGCCATCGGGTCGACCGATGTGCCGGTGCCGATGATCCAGGCCGTGCATGACCGCAAGATCCCGGTGGTCCAGGTCTATGGCGCCACCGAAACAGCCCCGACGGCAATCTACCAGACGGCCGAAATCGCGTTCCAGACCGCCGGTTCGATCGGGCGTGCTGGATGCGCCTGCGAGATCCGGATCGTCGGCCCGGACGGTACCGACAGGCCAGCTGGCGAGGTGGGCGAAATCTGGGTTCGCGGCGACAATATACTGACACGATATTGGAACAATGACGCGGCAAGCCGGACCAGCATCACCGACGGGTGGTTCCACACCGGTGACATGGCGCGGATCGATGATGACGGTCTGTACTGGTTCGCCGACAGATTGAAGCATGTCATCATTTCAGGCGGCGAGAACATCTATCCGGCAGAACTGGAACGGGTGCTTCGCGATATGGACGGGCTGGCCGAATTCACCATTGTCGGGCGCGACGACCCGCATTGGGGCCAGGTTCCCGTCGTCGTCGCGGTGCGCGATGACGACATGGTGACCGGTGCGGCGGTGCTGGCGCATTTCGACGGCCGGCTGGCCAGGTTCAAACGCCCCAAGGATGTGGTGTTTGTGGCAGCGTTGCCACGCAATGCGCTTGGCAAGATTGTCGCCGACGAGGTGCGGGCACTGCTGACGTGA
- a CDS encoding TRAP transporter large permease encodes MIVSLIGFAALLFLAFLRMPLGLALGIVGGVGFSLLASERAAISNAARLVIDSGQKYELSVLPMFILMGLLVERGGMARELYRAAYVFLGHRRGGLAMSTIAACGMFSAICGSSLATAATMSKVSMPEMRRYKYDDSLATASIAAGGTLGILIPPSVMLVIYGFLTEQSVGKLFVAGVLPGILGILFYILAVVFVVTRNPALGPAGERSNWRDRFMALRDVWTTLGLFIFVIGGIYAGMFTPTEASGMGAAGALLIAWRRGALKDGALMQVLRETTITTAKLFFILFGALIFSNFVNRAGLPDGLINIVTAFDLSPLGVIFIILLIYVLLGCVFESLSMILLTVPIFAPVVANLGFDLIWFGILVVVVTEISLITPPIGLNVFVLKGVLKDVSVSTIFKGVTPFWVADIIRLILLAAVPTIALFLPSMMS; translated from the coding sequence ATGATCGTATCTCTTATCGGCTTTGCGGCCCTGTTGTTCCTTGCGTTCCTGCGGATGCCGCTCGGGCTTGCGCTTGGCATTGTTGGCGGTGTCGGGTTCTCGCTTCTGGCCAGCGAACGGGCGGCCATCTCCAACGCCGCGCGGCTGGTCATCGATTCGGGCCAGAAATATGAATTGTCGGTGCTGCCGATGTTCATCCTGATGGGGCTTCTTGTCGAACGCGGTGGCATGGCGCGTGAACTGTATCGCGCGGCCTATGTCTTTCTTGGCCATCGACGTGGCGGCCTTGCGATGTCGACAATTGCGGCCTGTGGCATGTTTTCAGCCATCTGCGGATCGTCTCTGGCGACGGCGGCGACGATGTCGAAAGTCTCGATGCCCGAGATGCGGCGCTATAAATATGACGATTCGCTGGCCACGGCCTCGATTGCGGCCGGTGGCACGCTCGGCATCCTGATCCCGCCAAGCGTGATGCTGGTGATCTACGGCTTTCTGACCGAACAGTCGGTTGGCAAGCTGTTTGTCGCCGGCGTGCTGCCCGGGATTCTCGGGATCCTGTTCTACATTCTGGCTGTGGTGTTTGTGGTGACACGCAATCCGGCGCTTGGGCCGGCTGGTGAACGGTCAAACTGGCGTGACAGATTCATGGCCCTTCGTGATGTCTGGACAACGCTTGGTCTCTTCATCTTCGTGATCGGCGGTATCTATGCCGGCATGTTCACCCCGACCGAGGCATCGGGAATGGGTGCGGCAGGCGCGCTGCTGATTGCCTGGCGGCGGGGCGCGCTGAAGGATGGCGCGCTGATGCAGGTTCTCCGCGAAACCACAATCACCACCGCCAAACTGTTCTTCATTCTGTTCGGCGCGCTGATCTTCTCGAATTTTGTCAACCGGGCCGGGCTTCCGGACGGGTTGATCAATATCGTGACAGCGTTCGACCTGTCGCCGCTTGGGGTGATTTTCATCATCCTGTTGATTTATGTGCTGCTTGGCTGCGTCTTTGAATCGCTGTCGATGATTCTTCTGACCGTGCCGATCTTTGCGCCGGTGGTGGCGAATCTCGGCTTCGATCTGATCTGGTTCGGCATTCTGGTGGTGGTGGTGACCGAGATCAGCCTGATCACCCCGCCGATCGGCTTGAATGTGTTTGTGCTGAAGGGCGTGCTGAAGGATGTGTCGGTCAGCACCATCTTCAAGGGTGTGACGCCGTTCTGGGTTGCTGACATCATCCGCCTGATCCTGCTGGCGGCGGTGCCGACAATTGCGCTGTTCCTGCCCTCGATGATGAGCTAG
- a CDS encoding TRAP transporter small permease, whose product MNDAATDHPLIARLNRAAGKIADICLMLACLVLLWLVALTCVDVIGRYFFRAPVVGATELVQIAMAGTIFFSLPAMFLRDDQVVVDLFSFVRKGWFGWAVSIIFSVVTVIAVFIVADRVFDYAVRAWEDGDKTIYLHIPRYLIVGLITAMVYLSAVFAGFRGLRMLLRPGRILPDETGSRVPGE is encoded by the coding sequence ATGAATGATGCCGCAACTGATCACCCGCTGATCGCACGGCTGAACCGGGCCGCCGGAAAGATTGCCGATATCTGTCTGATGTTGGCCTGTCTTGTCCTGCTGTGGCTTGTGGCGCTGACCTGTGTCGATGTCATCGGCCGGTATTTTTTCCGGGCGCCGGTGGTTGGCGCCACTGAACTGGTGCAGATTGCGATGGCCGGCACGATCTTCTTTTCGCTGCCGGCGATGTTCCTTCGTGATGACCAGGTGGTGGTCGATCTCTTCAGCTTTGTCCGCAAGGGCTGGTTCGGTTGGGCGGTCAGCATAATCTTCAGCGTGGTGACCGTCATCGCGGTCTTTATTGTTGCCGATCGGGTGTTCGATTACGCGGTGCGGGCATGGGAAGATGGTGACAAGACGATCTATCTCCACATCCCGCGCTATCTCATTGTCGGTCTGATTACCGCAATGGTTTACCTGTCGGCGGTCTTTGCCGGCTTTCGCGGGCTTCGTATGTTGTTGCGGCCGGGGCGGATCCTGCCGGATGAAACCGGCAGCCGGGTCCCGGGGGAATAG
- a CDS encoding flavin-dependent oxidoreductase, with protein sequence MKVIIAGGGIGGLTTALMLRARNIDVQIYEAAAQIREAGVGINILPHAIRELEALGLLAELDKVGLRTRSLTYFTKSGQEVWSELRGMHAGHEVPQFSIHRGRLQKLLFDAFVERAGPDAVITGRRLAGFVQNEAGVTANFVDTLEGAGGVTAKGDILVCADGIHSCGRKLFYPDEASPSWNGVMMWRGAAEWPSWRDGESMAIGGGLGGKFVLYPIDTARNGKQLMNWVVNIRTKDPAVTPPPDNSWSRGVSLSTVLPHALRFVIPDFDIEGLVRATDGIFEYPMADRDPLPRWTFGRVTLLGDAAHPMYPVGSNGASQAILDARCLSDNLQQAEHPRAALWFYEKQRLPVTADIVVNNRKGGPEGVIDEVEKRAPAGFDNIDDVLSYDDRKAIVSGYAAKAGFSRVSADRAR encoded by the coding sequence ATGAAGGTCATCATCGCCGGCGGCGGGATCGGTGGCCTGACCACCGCCCTGATGCTGCGCGCCCGGAACATCGATGTGCAGATCTATGAAGCTGCCGCGCAAATCCGCGAGGCCGGGGTCGGGATCAACATCCTGCCCCATGCCATTCGCGAGCTTGAAGCGCTTGGTCTGCTTGCGGAACTGGACAAGGTCGGCCTGCGGACCCGCAGCCTGACCTATTTCACAAAGTCCGGCCAGGAAGTCTGGTCCGAGCTTCGCGGCATGCATGCCGGTCACGAAGTGCCGCAATTTTCGATCCATCGCGGCAGGCTGCAGAAACTTCTGTTTGATGCGTTTGTCGAACGCGCCGGTCCCGATGCGGTCATTACCGGCAGGCGGCTTGCCGGTTTTGTCCAGAACGAAGCCGGGGTGACCGCCAATTTTGTCGATACGCTGGAAGGTGCCGGCGGGGTTACGGCCAAGGGGGATATCCTTGTCTGTGCCGACGGCATTCATTCATGCGGCAGGAAACTCTTCTATCCCGACGAGGCAAGTCCAAGCTGGAACGGGGTGATGATGTGGCGCGGTGCCGCCGAATGGCCATCATGGCGCGACGGCGAAAGCATGGCCATCGGTGGCGGGCTTGGCGGCAAATTCGTGCTGTATCCGATCGATACGGCAAGGAATGGCAAGCAGTTGATGAACTGGGTTGTCAATATCCGTACCAAGGACCCGGCTGTCACACCGCCGCCTGACAATAGCTGGTCGCGCGGCGTGTCATTGTCGACGGTGCTTCCGCATGCGCTTCGCTTCGTCATTCCGGATTTTGACATCGAAGGGCTGGTGCGGGCCACTGACGGGATTTTCGAATACCCGATGGCCGATCGTGACCCGTTGCCAAGATGGACGTTCGGGCGGGTAACCCTGCTTGGCGATGCGGCGCATCCGATGTACCCGGTTGGCTCCAACGGGGCCAGCCAGGCGATTCTCGATGCGCGGTGCCTGAGTGACAATCTGCAGCAGGCCGAACATCCCCGGGCCGCGCTGTGGTTCTATGAAAAGCAGAGACTGCCGGTCACCGCTGACATTGTGGTCAATAACAGGAAAGGCGGTCCCGAGGGTGTGATCGACGAGGTTGAAAAACGGGCGCCAGCCGGGTTCGACAATATCGACGATGTTCTCAGCTACGATGATCGCAAGGCCATTGTGTCAGGCTATGCGGCAAAGGCGGGCTTTTCCAGGGTAAGCGCAGACCGCGCACGCTAG
- a CDS encoding cupin domain-containing protein, translating into MTAGVTKSNEGIEDITWNILGQTYVPKQWSENSFSWHATLPPGTFVPPHIHPEQDEFIYVLEGKFDLLLDGSEAIATPGDLIRLPRGIPHGIFNKSEETNKCLFWVSPARKLYDLFWGIHNLGPGANPAEVVELSAKHEVDFLPPPEDG; encoded by the coding sequence ATGACAGCCGGTGTCACGAAATCGAATGAAGGCATCGAGGACATTACCTGGAACATTCTTGGCCAGACCTATGTCCCGAAACAATGGAGCGAGAATTCCTTTTCCTGGCACGCAACGCTGCCGCCCGGCACTTTCGTGCCGCCGCATATCCATCCCGAACAGGATGAATTCATCTATGTTCTCGAGGGCAAGTTCGACCTGCTTCTCGATGGATCGGAAGCCATCGCCACGCCGGGTGATCTGATCCGGCTGCCAAGGGGCATTCCACACGGGATCTTCAACAAATCGGAAGAAACCAACAAGTGCCTGTTCTGGGTGTCACCCGCCCGCAAGCTCTATGATCTGTTCTGGGGCATCCACAATCTTGGTCCCGGTGCCAATCCGGCCGAGGTTGTCGAGCTTTCCGCCAAGCATGAGGTAGATTTCCTGCCACCTCCCGAGGACGGCTGA
- a CDS encoding TRAP transporter substrate-binding protein, with the protein MKKIIAGLVMALPMLASSQAMAAEKELIIASWAAPVHTMNKDVFPWMISEMEKCSGGSLTAKIEYGLAPPPAQYDTVRDGVADFGWIVYGYTPGKFETTKIAELPGNSGNAEDMSVAFQMTHEKYLAAAKEAKGVKILTNYVHGPGHLNSVKKVTSYKDVIGMKLRVGGGVANDIGTALEVAGVNMPAPAVYEAVSSGVTEGVFFPMETMYAFKVAEVAKYTFRNPEGMYTTAFGLIMNSDTYDDLSAAHKKCIDAMTGVDMARRVGKWWDEADRLGYEKFAEMGGTVTDASPAEQAYFREKTAGVEAQVLAAINERGVDAAAALEYFRSQLK; encoded by the coding sequence ATGAAAAAGATTATTGCTGGCCTTGTCATGGCGCTGCCGATGCTGGCGTCTAGTCAGGCAATGGCCGCTGAAAAGGAGCTGATCATTGCGTCCTGGGCAGCCCCTGTTCACACCATGAACAAGGATGTTTTCCCCTGGATGATTTCGGAGATGGAAAAATGTTCCGGTGGCAGCCTGACGGCCAAGATCGAATACGGGCTGGCTCCACCGCCGGCACAGTACGATACCGTTCGTGACGGCGTCGCCGATTTCGGCTGGATCGTCTATGGCTATACACCCGGCAAGTTCGAAACCACCAAGATCGCCGAGCTTCCGGGCAACAGCGGCAATGCCGAGGACATGTCCGTTGCCTTCCAGATGACGCATGAGAAGTATCTTGCCGCGGCCAAGGAGGCCAAGGGAGTCAAGATTCTGACCAACTATGTTCATGGCCCGGGTCATTTGAATTCGGTGAAGAAGGTCACCTCGTACAAGGACGTCATCGGCATGAAGCTTCGCGTTGGCGGCGGTGTTGCCAATGACATCGGCACCGCACTTGAGGTTGCCGGCGTGAACATGCCTGCACCGGCGGTTTACGAAGCCGTATCATCGGGCGTTACCGAGGGTGTGTTCTTCCCGATGGAAACCATGTATGCCTTCAAGGTCGCCGAAGTCGCGAAATACACCTTCCGCAACCCGGAGGGCATGTACACCACCGCCTTTGGCCTGATCATGAACAGCGACACCTATGATGATCTGTCGGCAGCCCATAAAAAGTGCATCGATGCCATGACCGGTGTCGACATGGCCCGCCGCGTCGGCAAATGGTGGGACGAGGCAGACAGGCTTGGTTACGAGAAATTCGCCGAGATGGGCGGCACGGTTACCGATGCCAGCCCTGCCGAACAGGCCTATTTCCGTGAAAAGACCGCTGGCGTTGAAGCCCAGGTTCTGGCCGCCATCAACGAGCGTGGCGTCGACGCTGCAGCCGCCCTGGAATATTTCCGCTCGCAGCTGAAGTAA
- a CDS encoding alpha/beta hydrolase, with protein MTASSPLAASDLPLTLLPPVNCDDAYENRLYIPNADRHLAAWPVDAAAFRDHHPDSQIDLSYGDDARTAYDLFAPVGGIDSARGVVAFIHGGYWVALSKNDVSHMAAGLLARGWAVAMIGYRLAPQARIAGITQDIAAAITSLGGVGHGPLRLAGHSAGGHLVARMMCQDVPLGDAALDRLDRVVSISGLHDLRPLRKLAKNDLWQLDDPEMIQESPILQTPRQGVDLVCIAGADERPEFIRQNALLPLVWQGLGVPGHCQLLAGQNHFTIIETMTDQNSQLCHLIDGPLG; from the coding sequence ATGACCGCTTCATCACCGCTGGCAGCCTCGGATCTGCCGCTGACCCTGTTGCCACCCGTCAATTGTGACGACGCCTATGAAAACAGGCTTTACATCCCGAATGCCGACCGGCATCTGGCAGCCTGGCCGGTGGATGCCGCCGCCTTTCGCGATCACCATCCGGACAGCCAAATCGATCTGTCCTATGGCGATGACGCGCGTACCGCCTATGACCTGTTTGCGCCTGTTGGCGGCATCGATTCGGCAAGGGGTGTCGTTGCTTTCATTCATGGCGGTTACTGGGTGGCACTGTCGAAGAATGATGTCTCGCATATGGCAGCCGGATTGCTGGCGCGTGGCTGGGCGGTGGCGATGATCGGCTACAGGCTGGCACCGCAGGCCCGCATTGCCGGTATTACACAGGATATTGCCGCCGCCATCACCAGCCTTGGCGGGGTTGGTCACGGGCCGCTTCGCCTGGCCGGACATTCGGCTGGCGGTCATCTTGTCGCCCGCATGATGTGTCAGGATGTGCCGCTTGGCGATGCGGCGCTGGACCGGCTCGACAGGGTGGTCTCGATCAGCGGTCTGCACGATCTGCGGCCCCTTCGCAAATTGGCGAAGAATGATCTCTGGCAGCTTGATGATCCAGAAATGATCCAGGAAAGCCCGATTCTGCAGACACCGCGACAGGGTGTTGATCTTGTCTGTATTGCCGGTGCCGACGAACGGCCGGAATTCATCCGCCAGAACGCCCTGTTGCCACTTGTCTGGCAGGGGCTCGGTGTGCCGGGGCATTGCCAGCTTCTGGCCGGCCAGAACCATTTTACCATCATTGAAACGATGACCGATCAGAACAGCCAGCTCTGTCACCTGATCGACGGGCCGCTCGGCTGA
- a CDS encoding PaaI family thioesterase, translated as MSDSDTAMPKPAFDAIAAQALLDEVTAPWVHHLGLRVIAVSPTQSRFYLPFSDGLTRDAGMICGQAIVAAADTAMIAAVTAAIGGYDPITTVDIASRFLRPLGNEGGDVTVDILKAGRRLVVGRITITDRASGKLAADLTSTYARL; from the coding sequence ATGTCGGACAGCGATACAGCCATGCCAAAACCGGCATTTGATGCCATCGCGGCACAGGCGCTTCTCGATGAGGTGACGGCCCCCTGGGTTCATCACCTCGGGCTTCGCGTGATTGCGGTGTCGCCGACGCAATCACGCTTCTATCTGCCCTTCAGTGATGGTCTGACGCGCGATGCCGGGATGATTTGTGGACAGGCCATTGTCGCCGCTGCCGATACGGCGATGATTGCGGCGGTGACGGCGGCCATTGGCGGCTATGACCCGATCACGACGGTGGATATCGCCAGCCGGTTCCTGCGCCCGCTTGGCAATGAAGGTGGTGATGTCACGGTCGATATTCTGAAGGCTGGCCGGCGGCTTGTCGTCGGACGGATCACCATCACCGACCGGGCAAGCGGCAAGCTGGCCGCCGACCTGACAAGCACTTACGCGCGGCTCTAG
- the paaI gene encoding hydroxyphenylacetyl-CoA thioesterase PaaI, whose translation MAEQTTPSTEAPAAATAADTAADTASRVAEAMIGKCGLSQLLGMKIVDSGPDFAVIGMTLEERHLNGFSIAHGGAIFALADTAFAHACNSENIVTVAQQCQINFLKPGKAGDSLIATARGRTRSGRTGLYDVTITTEDGLVIAEFRGMSRTLSDPVIPPPA comes from the coding sequence ATGGCTGAACAGACCACGCCTTCCACGGAGGCCCCAGCGGCGGCCACTGCGGCGGATACTGCGGCGGATACTGCCAGCCGGGTCGCCGAGGCGATGATCGGGAAATGCGGCCTGTCACAGCTTCTTGGCATGAAGATTGTCGATTCCGGACCCGACTTTGCGGTGATCGGGATGACGCTTGAAGAGCGGCACCTGAACGGATTTTCGATCGCCCATGGCGGGGCCATTTTCGCGCTTGCCGATACCGCCTTTGCCCATGCGTGCAATTCCGAGAACATTGTCACGGTGGCTCAGCAATGCCAGATCAATTTTCTGAAGCCCGGCAAGGCCGGCGACAGCCTGATCGCCACCGCGCGCGGACGTACCCGAAGCGGCCGAACCGGACTCTATGACGTCACCATCACCACTGAAGACGGTCTGGTGATCGCCGAATTCCGTGGAATGTCGCGAACGCTCAGCGACCCTGTCATTCCGCCGCCTGCATGA
- the paaK gene encoding phenylacetate--CoA ligase PaaK, producing MRDLTPSKDILDPIETASRDEIHALQLGRLKWTLSHAYENVPLYRRKFDEAGVHPDDVKDLGDIARFPFTTKEDLRQSYPFDMMAVPLEKVARIHASSGTTGKPTVVGYTQADIDNWAHLVARSIRASGGRPGDRVHVAYGYGLFTGGLGAHYGAEAMGCTVIPVGGGMTQRQVQLIVDFKPDIIMVTPSYMLAIADEFERQGVDPRSCSLKSGIFGAEPWTNALRSEIEERFDMHGVDIYGLSEVMGPGVANEAVEEKDGLYVWEDHFLPEIIDPENGIPCADGETGELVFTSLTKEALPIIRYRTRDLTRLRAGGARTMRRMDKVTGRSDDLIILRGVNVFPSQIEEHIVQIDGISPHYQIELWKDGPLDAMTVRVEAAPGHEAEDRRAALAATLGTNIKQNVGISATIDVTPVGAVDRSAGKAVRIIDRRGD from the coding sequence ATGCGTGACCTGACACCTTCAAAAGACATTCTGGACCCCATTGAGACAGCCTCGCGGGACGAGATCCACGCCCTGCAGCTTGGCCGGCTGAAATGGACGCTGTCTCATGCCTATGAAAATGTGCCGCTCTATCGTCGCAAGTTCGACGAGGCCGGAGTCCACCCCGATGATGTAAAGGATCTTGGGGACATCGCCAGATTTCCCTTCACCACGAAAGAGGATCTGCGGCAAAGCTATCCTTTCGACATGATGGCCGTGCCGCTGGAAAAAGTGGCGCGCATCCATGCGTCGAGCGGCACCACCGGCAAGCCCACTGTGGTCGGCTACACACAGGCGGACATAGACAATTGGGCGCATCTGGTGGCGCGGTCCATCCGCGCGTCAGGCGGGCGGCCCGGCGACCGGGTTCATGTCGCCTATGGCTATGGGCTGTTCACCGGCGGCCTTGGGGCGCATTACGGCGCCGAGGCGATGGGCTGTACGGTGATTCCGGTCGGCGGCGGCATGACCCAGCGACAGGTGCAGCTGATCGTTGATTTCAAGCCCGACATCATCATGGTCACACCATCCTACATGCTGGCCATCGCCGACGAATTCGAGCGCCAGGGCGTGGACCCGCGAAGCTGCAGCCTGAAGAGTGGCATCTTTGGCGCCGAGCCATGGACGAACGCGCTGCGGTCCGAGATCGAGGAGCGCTTCGATATGCATGGAGTCGACATCTATGGTCTGTCCGAGGTGATGGGCCCCGGCGTTGCCAACGAGGCGGTCGAGGAAAAGGACGGGCTGTATGTCTGGGAGGATCATTTTCTTCCCGAAATCATCGATCCTGAAAATGGCATACCATGCGCCGATGGCGAGACAGGCGAGCTTGTCTTCACCTCGCTGACCAAGGAGGCGCTGCCGATCATCCGCTACCGCACGCGCGATCTGACAAGGCTTCGCGCCGGCGGCGCACGAACAATGCGGCGGATGGACAAGGTGACAGGCCGCAGCGATGATCTGATCATCCTTCGCGGCGTCAATGTCTTTCCAAGCCAGATCGAGGAACATATCGTGCAGATCGACGGCATCAGCCCGCATTACCAGATCGAACTGTGGAAGGATGGACCGCTCGACGCCATGACAGTACGGGTCGAGGCCGCTCCGGGGCACGAGGCCGAGGACCGCCGGGCCGCGCTGGCGGCCACGCTTGGCACCAACATCAAGCAGAATGTCGGCATTTCGGCGACCATTGACGTCACCCCGGTCGGGGCGGTTGATCGATCTGCGGGCAAGGCGGTCCGCATCATTGATCGTCGCGGCGACTGA
- a CDS encoding TetR/AcrR family transcriptional regulator, with amino-acid sequence MPRRRAVSYDTKLEHIRDTAAGLFARDGFSRTSMAELAAACGVSKALLYHYFDSKEALLFDILQAYLGDLEKVVALDAGAAGTARIHLRDLIRGLLWQYREAGNTHKLLTFELPVLPADQQSELRAAERRIMSRFDVALAAAAQEAGRTTPLDGPRAMMLFGTLNWTYTWFREDGKLSLDDYCELVTDSTIASLLA; translated from the coding sequence ATGCCACGACGCCGCGCCGTCAGCTATGACACCAAGCTTGAGCATATCCGCGACACCGCCGCCGGTCTGTTTGCGCGCGACGGTTTCAGCCGCACATCGATGGCCGAGCTTGCCGCCGCCTGCGGCGTGTCAAAGGCGCTTCTCTACCATTATTTCGACAGCAAGGAAGCGCTGCTCTTCGATATCCTTCAGGCCTATCTCGGCGATCTGGAAAAGGTTGTGGCGCTTGACGCCGGCGCGGCCGGGACCGCCCGTATCCATCTTCGCGACCTGATCCGGGGATTGCTGTGGCAATATCGCGAGGCCGGCAATACGCACAAGCTTCTGACCTTTGAATTGCCCGTTCTGCCGGCTGACCAGCAATCCGAACTTCGCGCCGCGGAACGCCGGATCATGTCCCGCTTCGATGTGGCGCTGGCCGCCGCGGCACAGGAGGCGGGACGCACCACACCGCTTGACGGACCGCGCGCGATGATGCTGTTCGGCACGCTGAACTGGACCTATACTTGGTTTCGTGAAGACGGAAAGCTGTCGCTCGACGATTATTGCGAGCTGGTAACCGACAGCACCATTGCCTCGCTTCTGGCGTGA